The following proteins come from a genomic window of Terribacillus aidingensis:
- a CDS encoding AzlD domain-containing protein has translation MNVSFSMLLLIAACAAVTIVPRVLPFLIIRNLKLPVLALRWLSYIPICILTALVVSNVLGENGPLSFDWQVIAIMIPTILFALWTKSLLFTVVIGVVLMAGLRFFIG, from the coding sequence ATGAACGTATCTTTTTCCATGCTGCTGCTGATTGCTGCTTGTGCGGCAGTGACGATAGTACCGCGTGTATTGCCTTTTTTGATCATCAGAAATCTAAAATTGCCAGTGCTTGCCTTGAGATGGCTGTCTTACATCCCAATATGTATACTGACTGCACTTGTTGTCTCGAATGTTCTAGGGGAAAACGGACCACTTTCCTTCGACTGGCAGGTCATCGCAATCATGATTCCTACCATTCTTTTCGCACTTTGGACCAAGAGTCTATTATTTACGGTAGTAATTGGTGTTGTACTCATGGCTGGTTTGCGCTTTTTCATAGGATAA
- a CDS encoding amino acid ABC transporter substrate-binding protein — protein sequence MKKALLGLLFMSIFAILAACGNGDDSASDSGDKGGNADLWQEVQDKGEITVGTEGTYSPFTFHDDNGELTGYDVEVMKEVGKHLGLEVKFEETQWDSMFSGLNSDRFDVIANQVGKGENDERVGQYDFSDPYTKSQSVVVTAADNNDIKSIEDVEGKTSAQSLTSNYNALATEAGAEIEGVEGLAQSIQLIEQGRVDLTFNDKLAVLDYLNNTDKEAPVKIAFETGEPSETYFTFRKDSGEIVDQFNKALDEMREDGTLAEISTKWFGEDVNK from the coding sequence ATGAAGAAAGCACTATTAGGTCTACTATTTATGTCGATATTTGCAATTCTTGCTGCCTGTGGCAACGGAGATGATTCTGCTTCCGATTCTGGTGATAAAGGCGGCAACGCTGATCTTTGGCAAGAAGTTCAAGATAAAGGTGAAATTACAGTAGGAACAGAAGGAACATACTCTCCGTTCACATTCCATGATGATAACGGTGAACTTACAGGTTATGACGTGGAAGTGATGAAGGAAGTCGGTAAGCATTTGGGTCTTGAAGTGAAATTTGAAGAGACACAATGGGATTCCATGTTCTCTGGTTTGAACAGTGATCGTTTCGATGTGATTGCGAACCAAGTGGGTAAAGGGGAAAATGACGAACGTGTCGGTCAGTATGACTTCTCAGATCCATACACAAAATCTCAGTCTGTTGTGGTAACAGCTGCAGATAACAATGACATCAAATCGATTGAAGATGTAGAAGGTAAGACATCCGCACAGTCTCTAACAAGTAACTACAATGCATTAGCTACTGAAGCTGGCGCGGAAATTGAAGGTGTGGAAGGCTTGGCTCAATCCATTCAGCTGATTGAACAAGGTCGTGTTGACCTTACTTTCAACGATAAGCTTGCTGTGCTTGACTATCTGAATAATACGGATAAGGAAGCACCTGTGAAAATCGCTTTCGAAACTGGCGAACCTTCCGAGACATACTTCACATTCCGTAAGGATAGCGGTGAAATTGTCGATCAGTTCAACAAAGCACTTGATGAGATGCGTGAAGATGGTACATTAGCGGAAATCTCAACGAAATGGTTTGGCGAAGATGTTAACAAATAA
- a CDS encoding LysR family transcriptional regulator: MTIEQLKYIVAIARSGSLKAAAAEQHVTLPALSQALTNLERELNISLFRRSRTGTTPTEEGSKLIQHAESVLEKLQEFTDEAETYTESLNGELKIASFPGPMEILVELFSEFRKLHPNIKASLFENTSQRIMRKVDAEAVDIGLVIYTEKEVQKYRNLVFKKLLDGHMVTAVNNRHPLAKEKLITEEMLVKQPIVLYNDAYIQAFMRQFKSLQYDILFTTNNVQTIRNMVENETAINIGFDYAFRTDAELSRSKDITLLHFAPPFFQTYSFGYVYHGNNTLSRVARTFLRELEETILAKEELHVKSGPSLYTHIKNTPVL, translated from the coding sequence ATGACTATCGAACAATTGAAATATATAGTAGCCATCGCACGATCAGGCTCGTTAAAAGCAGCTGCCGCTGAACAGCATGTCACTCTCCCAGCACTGAGCCAAGCACTTACCAACCTGGAAAGAGAGTTGAATATCAGTCTTTTCCGCCGTTCCCGCACAGGCACGACGCCAACCGAGGAAGGCAGCAAGCTTATACAGCATGCAGAGTCTGTCTTAGAGAAACTGCAGGAATTCACTGATGAAGCAGAGACATATACAGAATCTCTGAATGGAGAGCTGAAGATTGCAAGTTTCCCTGGACCAATGGAAATTTTAGTTGAGCTTTTCTCTGAGTTCCGCAAGCTTCATCCAAATATTAAAGCTTCTTTATTTGAGAACACATCACAGCGTATCATGAGAAAAGTTGATGCCGAAGCTGTAGATATCGGACTTGTTATTTATACAGAGAAGGAAGTTCAAAAATATCGTAATCTTGTCTTTAAGAAACTGCTTGATGGACATATGGTGACAGCTGTCAATAACCGGCATCCGCTAGCTAAGGAAAAATTGATTACGGAAGAGATGCTTGTTAAGCAGCCGATCGTTCTTTATAATGACGCTTATATCCAGGCATTTATGCGCCAGTTCAAATCGCTACAATACGATATCCTGTTCACCACGAACAACGTACAAACAATACGAAATATGGTTGAGAATGAAACAGCTATCAATATCGGCTTTGACTATGCTTTCCGGACCGATGCCGAGCTTTCGAGAAGCAAAGACATCACACTTCTTCATTTTGCTCCGCCATTTTTTCAGACCTACTCTTTCGGCTATGTCTATCACGGAAACAATACACTCTCCCGCGTAGCTAGAACATTCTTACGTGAATTGGAAGAAACTATCCTTGCTAAGGAAGAGCTACACGTAAAGTCAGGTCCATCACTATACACGCATATAAAAAACACGCCTGTCCTTTGA
- a CDS encoding aldo/keto reductase — MTERVQLGKSGLYVNPIGVGTNAVGGHNLYPNLDEDQGKEVVRQAIENGMNFFDTAYIYGPERSEELVGQVIKESGKRDDIVIATKAAHKIINGETLMDNSPQFLKESVDSALKRLQTDYIDLFYIHFPDEDTPKAEAVGALKELKDQGKIKSIGVSNFSIEQLKEANIDGYVDVLQSEYNLFKRGAENDLLPYTAENNISFVPYFPLASGLLGGKYDENTKFDDLRANDPLFQGETFKQNLKKVDQLRDIASKKDAEVAHVVLAWYLTRDSIDAIIPGAKRPEQVLNNLKTLDVKLSADDVEAIDKIFR, encoded by the coding sequence ATGACAGAACGTGTACAATTAGGAAAATCCGGTTTGTATGTTAACCCGATTGGTGTCGGTACGAATGCAGTCGGAGGCCATAATCTCTATCCAAACTTAGATGAGGATCAAGGCAAGGAGGTTGTCCGCCAAGCGATTGAAAATGGGATGAATTTCTTTGATACAGCTTATATTTACGGTCCGGAAAGATCTGAGGAGCTTGTCGGTCAGGTTATCAAAGAAAGCGGCAAACGCGATGACATTGTAATCGCAACGAAAGCAGCCCACAAAATCATCAATGGTGAAACACTGATGGACAACTCGCCGCAATTCTTGAAGGAATCTGTGGATAGCGCATTGAAGCGTCTGCAGACAGATTATATTGATTTGTTCTATATCCACTTCCCTGACGAAGATACACCGAAAGCAGAAGCTGTCGGTGCGCTGAAGGAATTGAAGGATCAAGGAAAAATCAAAAGCATCGGGGTTTCCAACTTCTCGATCGAACAGCTGAAAGAAGCGAATATTGATGGTTATGTAGATGTATTGCAGTCTGAATATAATCTGTTCAAACGCGGGGCAGAAAACGATCTTCTACCGTATACAGCTGAAAATAATATCTCCTTCGTACCTTACTTCCCGCTTGCATCTGGCTTGCTAGGCGGTAAATACGACGAAAATACGAAGTTTGACGATTTGCGCGCGAATGATCCACTATTCCAAGGTGAAACGTTCAAGCAAAACCTGAAAAAAGTTGATCAGTTGCGCGATATCGCTTCTAAGAAGGATGCGGAGGTTGCTCATGTCGTGCTCGCTTGGTACCTGACACGAGACAGCATCGATGCGATTATCCCTGGAGCGAAACGTCCTGAACAAGTACTGAATAACTTGAAGACGCTCGACGTCAAACTATCAGCAGATGATGTCGAAGCAATCGATAAAATCTTTAGATAA
- a CDS encoding glucose 1-dehydrogenase, producing the protein MEFKDKVVLITGAAGGIGIAAAKKFAAEGAKLALVDLSQEALEKAAASIDAEKILLAANAAKEEDVIDYVQKTKEQFGRIDVFINNAGINGEFKNIVDSTVENLEKVLAVNVVGAFLGLKHVLKVMTEQKSGAVVNTASNGGLLGAPGMSAYIASKHALIGINKTAALEVADYGVRVNAVAPSGVDTAMMRSIETNAAQGHEEEARKGFEASVPMKRYATAEEIADLMLFLSSEKASFITGSYYRIDGGQGTTSA; encoded by the coding sequence ATGGAATTCAAAGATAAAGTGGTACTTATTACAGGCGCAGCAGGCGGAATTGGAATCGCAGCTGCTAAGAAATTTGCAGCAGAAGGAGCAAAACTGGCTCTTGTCGATCTTTCACAGGAAGCGCTTGAGAAAGCTGCAGCATCCATTGATGCAGAGAAAATCTTGCTGGCAGCTAATGCTGCGAAAGAAGAAGACGTAATTGATTACGTGCAAAAAACGAAGGAACAGTTCGGACGTATTGATGTGTTCATCAATAACGCTGGTATCAACGGAGAGTTCAAAAATATCGTTGATTCAACTGTCGAAAACTTAGAAAAAGTATTGGCTGTCAACGTTGTAGGCGCCTTCCTTGGATTGAAGCATGTATTGAAAGTAATGACAGAACAGAAGAGCGGCGCTGTCGTGAATACAGCTTCTAACGGCGGCTTGCTTGGCGCTCCAGGCATGAGTGCTTATATTGCTTCAAAACACGCCCTTATCGGAATCAATAAAACGGCAGCTTTGGAAGTAGCGGACTATGGCGTACGTGTCAATGCAGTTGCACCATCTGGTGTAGATACAGCAATGATGCGTTCTATCGAAACGAACGCTGCGCAAGGACATGAAGAAGAAGCTAGAAAAGGCTTTGAAGCAAGTGTACCGATGAAGCGCTATGCTACAGCGGAAGAGATCGCTGATTTGATGCTATTCCTTTCTTCTGAAAAAGCATCATTCATCACTGGTTCTTATTATCGAATCGATGGCGGACAAGGAACAACATCTGCTTAA
- the garD gene encoding galactarate dehydratase, translating into MQLKSTTNPYFVKVHEQDNVAIAVADGGLAGGTSLADGIVTQEHIPQGHKISLQPIQTGEPVIRYGEVIGHATTDIPTGSWVQERHLLMPTPPPLDELSLSPAPAVHLPSLEGYTFEGYRNPDGSVGTKNILGIITSVQCVVGVMDHAVKRLKQDILPNYPNVDDIVGLHHAYGCGVAIQAPEAIIPIRTVQNLARHPNFGGETLVIGLGCEKLIPSRVNPSGNDEDIIMLQDQQGFHAMVDKIIEKAEAKLTMLNKRKRETCPVSDLVIGTQCGGSDAFSGVTANPAVGYASDLLVRAGATVMFSEVTEVRDAIHLLTPRAASKEVAEKLVREMDWYDRYLASGQADRSANPSPGNKKGGLSNIVEKALGSVAKSGQSTITDVLAPGERAETKGLIFAATPASDFVCGTLQLASGIHLQLFTTGRGTPYSLAMAPVVKISTRTALQQQWKDLIDINAGTIATGEATLEEVGWEIFNFILDVASGRKQTWADHWGTHNDLALFNPAPVT; encoded by the coding sequence ATACAATTGAAATCCACGACTAACCCTTATTTTGTTAAAGTACATGAACAAGACAATGTTGCAATCGCAGTTGCCGATGGTGGTCTTGCTGGCGGAACTTCCCTTGCAGATGGCATTGTCACACAGGAGCACATTCCCCAAGGCCACAAGATTTCTCTGCAGCCCATCCAAACAGGCGAACCTGTTATCCGCTACGGTGAAGTGATCGGACATGCCACAACAGATATTCCTACCGGCAGCTGGGTCCAAGAACGTCACTTGCTCATGCCCACCCCACCGCCGCTGGATGAACTCTCTCTTTCCCCTGCTCCTGCTGTCCACCTTCCTTCATTGGAAGGCTATACATTCGAAGGTTATCGGAATCCGGATGGATCAGTCGGCACCAAGAACATACTTGGCATTATAACAAGTGTCCAATGTGTCGTCGGTGTCATGGATCACGCAGTTAAGCGACTGAAACAGGATATTCTGCCGAACTATCCAAATGTGGATGATATTGTCGGTCTTCATCATGCGTATGGCTGTGGGGTTGCTATCCAGGCACCAGAAGCAATCATCCCGATTCGCACTGTACAGAACTTAGCCCGTCACCCGAACTTTGGCGGTGAGACACTAGTCATTGGTCTTGGCTGTGAGAAACTCATTCCATCACGAGTCAATCCTAGCGGAAACGATGAGGATATTATTATGCTGCAGGATCAGCAAGGCTTTCATGCAATGGTGGACAAAATCATAGAAAAGGCCGAAGCAAAGCTAACTATGCTGAATAAAAGAAAACGGGAAACTTGTCCTGTCTCTGACTTGGTTATTGGCACACAATGCGGCGGAAGTGATGCTTTCTCCGGCGTTACCGCAAACCCTGCCGTTGGTTATGCATCGGATTTGCTCGTCCGCGCTGGAGCAACAGTAATGTTTTCCGAAGTGACGGAGGTTCGGGATGCGATCCATTTACTTACACCTCGAGCAGCCAGCAAGGAAGTTGCCGAAAAACTAGTTCGCGAAATGGATTGGTATGACCGTTATTTAGCTTCTGGTCAGGCAGATCGGAGCGCCAATCCGTCACCCGGGAATAAAAAAGGCGGTTTATCCAATATAGTAGAAAAAGCTTTAGGCTCTGTCGCCAAGTCTGGACAAAGCACAATTACGGATGTCCTCGCACCTGGAGAACGTGCTGAAACGAAGGGTTTAATATTTGCTGCCACTCCAGCCAGCGACTTTGTCTGCGGTACGCTCCAGCTCGCTTCCGGCATCCACCTGCAGCTCTTCACAACTGGCCGCGGCACACCATACAGTCTGGCGATGGCCCCAGTCGTAAAGATATCAACACGCACCGCCCTTCAGCAGCAATGGAAGGATTTAATTGATATCAATGCTGGTACAATTGCTACTGGAGAAGCAACATTAGAAGAAGTTGGCTGGGAGATTTTCAACTTTATACTGGATGTAGCAAGCGGAAGAAAACAGACCTGGGCAGATCATTGGGGAACCCATAATGATCTAGCTCTATTCAACCCTGCTCCAGTTACGTGA
- a CDS encoding AzlC family ABC transporter permease → MADVQASIGAEENNDITFRQGVRDCVPTLLGYISIGIAAGVVGIAAGLSALEVVLLAVLVYAGSAQFIFAALVLDGSPAAAIILTTFIVNLRHFLMSATLAPHFTQYSVWQNIGFGVLLTDETFGVASSKVQQKRIMTASWMNGLNVTAYICWIISCAFGALFGNWIADPEAFGLDFALTSMFIALLVLQLDAIESTKLKHYIRLILCIVILMIGFSFFVSSHMAVLLATILGATIGVVTEK, encoded by the coding sequence ATGGCCGATGTACAAGCATCTATTGGTGCGGAGGAGAATAACGATATTACTTTCAGGCAGGGGGTAAGAGATTGTGTCCCTACACTGCTTGGATATATCAGCATAGGTATTGCTGCTGGAGTAGTAGGTATTGCAGCAGGACTCAGTGCGCTGGAGGTAGTGTTACTGGCAGTACTTGTATATGCTGGGTCGGCTCAATTTATATTTGCTGCCTTAGTGCTTGATGGAAGTCCGGCTGCCGCAATTATTTTAACGACCTTTATTGTGAATTTACGTCATTTTCTTATGAGCGCGACACTGGCACCGCATTTTACGCAGTATTCTGTTTGGCAGAACATCGGATTTGGCGTGCTGCTGACAGATGAGACTTTTGGTGTGGCTTCCAGCAAGGTGCAACAGAAGCGGATAATGACGGCAAGCTGGATGAATGGGTTGAACGTGACAGCTTATATATGCTGGATTATTTCTTGTGCTTTCGGTGCATTGTTTGGTAATTGGATAGCAGATCCAGAGGCATTTGGTCTGGATTTCGCATTGACCAGTATGTTCATTGCACTGCTTGTACTGCAGCTGGATGCAATTGAATCGACGAAATTAAAGCACTATATTCGGTTAATATTGTGTATCGTCATACTGATGATAGGTTTCTCATTTTTTGTCAGTTCCCATATGGCTGTACTGCTTGCTACCATTCTTGGCGCAACGATAGGGGTGGTGACGGAGAAATGA
- a CDS encoding amino acid ABC transporter ATP-binding protein → MLAVKGLKKTFGTNTVLKSIDMQVNKGKVIAILGPSGSGKTTLLRCLNALEIPDEGIVGFEDHQVDFGQKVKQQELIKLRRKSGMVFQSYNLFPHRTVLENVMEGPVQVQKRDKQTVKAEAIELLDKVGLKDKKDLYPYQLSGGQQQRVGIARALAIKPELMLFDEPTSALDPELIGEVLRVMKDLANEGWTMVVVTHEIKFAQEIADEVIFIDGGVIVEQGPPAEVLSHPKEERTQRFLHRILNPTE, encoded by the coding sequence ATGCTAGCAGTAAAAGGTTTAAAGAAAACTTTTGGTACAAATACAGTACTGAAATCTATTGATATGCAAGTGAATAAAGGTAAGGTAATCGCAATCCTTGGACCATCCGGTTCTGGTAAGACAACCTTGCTTCGCTGTCTGAATGCATTGGAAATACCGGACGAAGGTATTGTCGGCTTCGAAGACCATCAGGTCGATTTTGGACAGAAGGTTAAACAGCAGGAGTTAATCAAGCTGCGCCGTAAATCAGGGATGGTATTTCAATCTTATAATCTATTTCCGCATCGCACTGTTCTGGAGAATGTCATGGAAGGGCCTGTTCAGGTTCAGAAACGGGACAAACAGACTGTTAAAGCGGAAGCAATTGAATTGCTTGATAAAGTAGGATTGAAGGATAAAAAGGATCTTTATCCGTATCAGCTATCCGGCGGGCAGCAACAGCGTGTCGGTATAGCACGTGCGCTTGCAATCAAGCCTGAATTGATGCTTTTTGATGAACCTACTTCAGCACTGGATCCTGAGCTGATTGGGGAAGTGCTCCGTGTCATGAAGGATCTGGCTAACGAAGGCTGGACGATGGTTGTTGTCACGCATGAGATTAAATTCGCACAGGAGATTGCGGATGAAGTCATCTTCATCGATGGCGGTGTCATTGTTGAGCAAGGACCGCCGGCGGAAGTTCTGTCTCATCCAAAAGAGGAGCGTACGCAGCGCTTCCTGCATCGCATTTTGAATCCTACAGAGTAA
- a CDS encoding MFS transporter — protein MNKKQRGLFLTAIATGTMLNPLNSSMISLALHAIQHDFSLSFATVSWLISTYYLASAIVVPIAGKVGDLIGRRKMLLIGLLLVAVSAVGAPFADTFLILLGMRLFQAVGSSSIYPAGMALVRTHIHEKQASALAILSIFTSSMSAFGPTAGGFLIDFAGWQSIFTVNAPFILLSFLLTWFAVPKDPETTHYTFREFWKQLDTIGIILFAIGMSFLLYFLLSFEHGVHLLPLGIGIIFLAAFIVRELHTAFPFIDVRLLRSNKRLTLVYIQFILLNIFNYSLFFGLPSFFQDVLHYSLKTSGLMMIFLSGASTLVSFLMGRWIDRSGTNIPTIVGAVLMIGGTATLAAISQHLTLGNIGTVLIFLGISYGIGNVTLQAAMLHASPESIVGTSSGLFQTCRYLGSILSSVVLAIVFGSDLSLPGFRFLMIVLVITGVTFLITAVYSKQLEEAAG, from the coding sequence ATGAATAAGAAGCAACGCGGCCTTTTCCTGACAGCTATCGCAACAGGGACAATGCTCAACCCACTGAATTCTTCGATGATTTCTTTGGCACTTCATGCTATACAGCATGATTTTTCACTGAGCTTTGCCACAGTCTCATGGCTAATTTCTACTTACTATTTAGCAAGTGCGATTGTTGTTCCAATTGCCGGCAAGGTCGGAGATCTTATTGGACGGCGTAAGATGCTTTTGATCGGCCTGCTGCTTGTTGCTGTTTCTGCTGTTGGTGCCCCATTTGCAGACACATTCCTTATTTTATTAGGCATGCGGCTGTTCCAGGCAGTTGGCAGCAGTTCCATTTATCCAGCTGGTATGGCACTTGTACGTACCCATATACATGAGAAACAAGCATCAGCACTTGCCATACTATCCATTTTCACTTCGTCCATGTCAGCATTTGGTCCAACCGCCGGCGGATTTCTGATCGACTTTGCTGGCTGGCAGTCCATTTTTACAGTGAATGCTCCATTCATTTTGCTTAGCTTTCTGCTGACTTGGTTCGCTGTCCCAAAGGATCCAGAAACCACGCACTACACTTTCCGGGAGTTCTGGAAACAACTCGACACCATTGGAATTATTCTATTTGCAATCGGTATGAGCTTTCTATTGTACTTTCTGCTGTCTTTCGAGCATGGCGTCCATTTGCTGCCATTGGGTATAGGCATTATTTTTCTTGCAGCATTCATTGTGCGTGAATTACACACTGCCTTCCCTTTTATCGATGTCCGTCTATTACGGAGCAATAAACGGCTGACGCTTGTCTATATCCAGTTCATACTATTGAACATATTCAACTACAGTCTCTTCTTCGGACTGCCGAGCTTCTTCCAGGATGTTTTGCATTACAGCCTGAAGACGAGCGGTTTGATGATGATCTTCCTTTCTGGTGCAAGTACGCTTGTGTCATTCTTGATGGGTCGCTGGATCGATCGTTCCGGTACAAATATTCCTACGATTGTCGGAGCTGTGCTCATGATTGGCGGAACTGCAACATTAGCTGCCATATCCCAGCACCTGACTCTCGGAAACATTGGTACTGTCCTCATTTTTCTAGGAATTAGCTACGGCATCGGTAATGTCACCTTGCAAGCAGCCATGCTGCACGCTTCCCCCGAATCTATTGTCGGGACAAGCTCAGGCCTCTTCCAGACATGCAGATACCTTGGTTCCATTCTTTCTTCTGTTGTCTTAGCGATTGTATTCGGCTCTGACTTGTCGCTGCCTGGGTTCCGGTTTCTAATGATTGTCCTCGTCATCACCGGAGTGACTTTCTTAATCACAGCTGTTTATTCAAAACAACTGGAAGAAGCAGCGGGATGA
- a CDS encoding amino acid ABC transporter permease produces MLTNNMVFGGIVIPWELLQQSFWPILIEGIKVTIPLTLISFFLGIIIALITALVRISNIKPLRWIFSVYVSAIRGTPLLVQLFIIFYLLPELNIMIDPYPTAIIAFSLNVGAYASEIIRASILSVPKGQWEAGFTIGMTYRNTLFRVILPQALRVSVPPLSNSFISLVKETSLASQILVTELFRKSQQIGATNLDQIVYIYILAAFIYWIICFVLSLAQHQLERRLDRYTAR; encoded by the coding sequence ATGTTAACAAATAATATGGTATTCGGCGGGATTGTCATCCCTTGGGAGCTGTTGCAGCAGTCATTCTGGCCGATACTGATCGAGGGGATCAAAGTCACGATCCCCTTGACTCTTATTTCGTTCTTTCTAGGCATCATTATCGCACTCATCACGGCATTGGTTAGGATCTCGAATATCAAGCCTTTGCGGTGGATTTTTTCTGTTTATGTCTCTGCTATCCGCGGCACACCGCTGCTTGTTCAGCTATTCATTATTTTCTACTTACTGCCGGAATTAAATATTATGATAGATCCTTATCCGACAGCAATTATTGCTTTTTCTTTAAACGTCGGAGCATATGCTTCGGAAATCATCCGGGCATCCATTCTCTCAGTTCCTAAGGGGCAGTGGGAGGCAGGCTTTACAATCGGGATGACTTATCGGAATACATTGTTTCGTGTCATTCTGCCCCAGGCGCTGCGAGTTTCCGTACCGCCTTTATCCAATAGCTTTATTAGCTTAGTGAAGGAAACATCCTTGGCATCTCAGATTCTCGTAACCGAGCTGTTTCGTAAGTCACAGCAAATCGGTGCGACGAATTTGGATCAGATTGTTTACATCTATATCTTGGCTGCCTTCATTTATTGGATCATCTGTTTCGTCCTTTCGCTGGCACAGCATCAGCTCGAACGCAGATTAGACCGCTATACAGCAAGGTAA
- a CDS encoding 2,3-butanediol dehydrogenase encodes MKALRWHNQKDVRLEEIDEPVIKPNQVKMKVKWCGICGSDLHEYLGGPIFIPVDNPHPLTGEVAPVTMGHEFSGEVVEVGPEVKEYQVGDRVVVEPIFATHGHQGAYNLDKQMGFLGLAGGGGGLSEYVAVDEELLFKLPDSLSYEQGALVEPSAVALYAVRSSKVKAGDKVAVFGCGPIGLLVIEALKAAGATEIYAVELSPERQAKAEELGAIVVDPSKVDDTVEEIRRLTDGGVEVAFEVTGVPVVLRQAIQSTDIGGETMIVSIWEKPAEIMPNDIVIQERSIKGIIGYRDVFPQVLSLMEKGYFSAEKLVTKKIKLDEVVEEGFETLIKEKNQVKILVQSEQE; translated from the coding sequence ATGAAAGCATTACGTTGGCACAATCAGAAAGATGTGAGATTAGAAGAGATTGACGAGCCTGTCATCAAACCGAACCAAGTGAAAATGAAGGTTAAATGGTGCGGTATTTGCGGAAGTGACTTGCACGAATATCTTGGAGGACCGATTTTCATTCCAGTAGATAATCCGCATCCGCTGACTGGTGAAGTGGCTCCAGTGACAATGGGACATGAATTCTCTGGTGAAGTAGTTGAAGTAGGACCAGAAGTGAAAGAATATCAGGTTGGCGATCGTGTTGTTGTAGAACCTATCTTTGCAACACATGGACATCAAGGCGCATATAATTTGGACAAGCAAATGGGATTCCTTGGACTTGCTGGTGGAGGCGGCGGCTTGAGTGAATACGTAGCAGTCGATGAAGAGCTGCTGTTCAAGCTTCCGGATTCTTTAAGCTATGAGCAAGGTGCATTGGTGGAGCCTTCAGCGGTTGCGTTATACGCGGTACGTTCCAGTAAGGTAAAAGCAGGAGACAAAGTAGCTGTATTCGGATGTGGTCCAATCGGTTTGCTTGTTATAGAGGCCTTGAAAGCAGCAGGTGCAACGGAAATTTATGCTGTTGAACTTTCACCGGAACGTCAAGCAAAAGCGGAAGAGTTAGGTGCAATTGTCGTCGATCCAAGCAAGGTGGATGATACAGTTGAGGAAATCAGAAGATTGACAGATGGTGGTGTAGAAGTTGCCTTTGAGGTAACAGGCGTACCAGTGGTCTTGCGTCAGGCGATTCAGTCTACAGATATAGGTGGCGAAACAATGATCGTCAGCATCTGGGAAAAACCAGCTGAAATCATGCCAAATGATATAGTGATTCAGGAGCGTTCTATTAAGGGTATCATTGGTTATCGAGATGTATTCCCGCAAGTGCTTTCCTTAATGGAAAAGGGCTACTTCTCAGCTGAGAAGCTTGTCACAAAGAAAATCAAGCTGGATGAAGTAGTCGAAGAAGGATTCGAGACCTTGATCAAAGAAAAGAACCAAGTGAAGATTCTTGTTCAATCTGAACAAGAATAA